The Lolium rigidum isolate FL_2022 chromosome 1, APGP_CSIRO_Lrig_0.1, whole genome shotgun sequence region gcatccgaagggtgcgtcagcactgggtgctcaatccgctctttatcattcaacactgcctcctttctttctgcgtgccagcgcatgagctttgcttccttgcggtccgcgtagaaccgttgaagccggggggcgagcgggaagtaccacacaactttccgaggagctttcttcttccctttcttgtaccgttcagcttcacacacaggacatttggtcttgtccatgtgctccttgcgatacatgatacgagtcgttgatgcaggcgtgatacttttcgtggggtaagtcgagagggcacgtgattctcttggcctcggctagactaccgggacacgtgttcccggcaggaaggagatctttcacgtattccaggatgtcgtccgacgcttgtgtccgtccatccgtgtttcaccttcatccgcagcacatcgagagctactctcaagcgagactcccccaacccgcgacctgagtcgtacaacggagtattcgagtctatctcgagttgctcaagctttgatttccgcttggcgcctttcgtcttttcgagaagcagatcttgaagatgagggtcccgcacgaccgaagctagcggcacctcttcgtcgtcgtcaaggttattgtcgtcgtcaaggttattgtcgtcgtcaaggttatcgtcatgtgcgacaaactcttcatcgtcatcggtatcatgatgccctccttcttgccggccatttttaccaaccgccgccgtcgccccattgacctccgcgccatcatcactcatccattgagtgtgtccatgcatgaaaccattagtgagcaggtgcccccgcaATTTGctcgaatacgggtcaaaccatttccctcgtttgcatctccggcacggacacaatacctccgtgcggttattttcatacatgtcgatgatcgcgtgtttcagatatctcatcacgatgctttcactcatctcgataaccattatcgcccgcatggtaagattacataattcattagaaccatgcatccgttcggtagttttcacggaaaatttcggcatgaccttcctacacggtaggacataggagcgccagaaatgtgccgaaacggaaacttgaagaatcaacatttcggcgcaacgttggcaactcattttcaacgccaacacacacacaagcacaagcacaacatatatatatgccacacacgagagcttttcttcaaatgtccaacatacattgattacattccttaatttgttcattaatcacctatttgtttgatatattcgtcgataagatcgagacgacgcgccgcgacaatggcgtatggaagccgactttctagatctagatctagattgagcggtcaatgcgggatagtagatctagatctacatagggggatgtgggagatgcatgtaggaagggaagatttgctcaaaaaatatgattttgtttggtcaaattggtgaaattggggatagaaatggacaAAAAtgtgctgggttgggagaagggtcgGGTTGTGTGGATGAGGAGTGAGTGTGTAGTGGCTTgtgagtgctggttggtggctgtaaTAAGTCCCggagttactgccggcgcaccagggcctGGGTGCGCCGGCGGTGTATAGCCCATCCGGCTATAGTACTGCTCCCGGACCGAGGCCCATgaagcattgccggcgcaccagaccAAGAGCGCGCCGGTAATAGAaaaattaccgccggcgcgctcctgggctggtgcgccggcaatgcttcGTGGGCCTGGCCGAGTTGGGGGGGATGTgttgccaggaaatagcgccggcgcgtCGTGTCACGCGGGTGCGCCGGCGGTGGGaaggcatcgccggcgcggcggtttcctggtgcgccggcaacaagttccaccggcgcatgcctatggtggtgcgccggcaccacttgcctccacctataggcttttccctagtagtgacttctggacattgcacaaagctactgaaagttaatggaacaaagaaatccatcaaacatagcaaaacaggcaatgcgaaataaaaggcagaatctgtcaaaacagaacagtccgtaaagacgaattttttagaggcaccagacttgctcagatgaaaatgcccaaattgaatgaaagttgcatacatatctgaggatcacgcacgtaaattggcagattttaataaattttctacagcaggggcggctcaatttcgtgacagcaagaaatctgttcctgcgcagtaatccaaatctagtattgactttactatcaaagactttacttggcacaacaattcaataaaataaagataaggagaggttgctacagtatttacaacttccaagactcaaatataaaacaaagtgcagaagtaaaataatgggttgtctcccataagcgcttttctttaacgcctttcagctaggcgcagaaagtgtgtatcaagtaacatcaagagatgaagcatcaacatcataatttgttctaataatagaatcataaggtaacttcattctctttctagggaagtgttccatacctttcttgagaggaaattgatatttaatattaccttccttcatatcaatggtagcaccaacagtgcaaagaaaaggtcttcccaatataatgggacaggatgcattgcattcaatatccaagacaacaaaatcaacggggacaaggttattgttaaccataatgcgaacattatcaattctcctcaaaggtttctttatagcattatcagcaagattaacatccaaataacaatttttcaatggtggcaagtcaagcatatcatagattttcttaggcataacgaaatacttgcaccaagatcacataaagcattacaatcaaaatcattgaccctcatcttaatgatgggctcccaaccatcttctaacttcctaggaatagaagtttcaagttttagtttctcctctctagcttttatgagagcatttgtaatatgttttgtaaaggccaaatttatagcactaacattgggacttttagcaagtttttgtaagaactttataacttcagagatgtgacaatcatcaaaatctaaaccattatgatctacagcaatgggatcattgtccccaatattttgaaaaatttcagcagttttatcagtttcagcagttttagcaatttcaggcaattttgcatgctttgcactaggagtagaaacattgacaacaccaattattttaacattgatagtagggggtgtagcaacatgtgaagcattaacattactagtggtggtaatagtccaaactttagctacattattttctttagctagtttttcgttttcttctctttcccacctagcatgcagttcagccatcaatctaatattttcattaattcgaacttggatggcatttgatgtagtaaattttttattatcaatatccttattaggcataactttcaattttaaaacatcaacatcagaggcaagtctatcaaccttagaagcaagaatatcaattttatcaagcttttcctcaacagatttgttaaaagcagtttgtgtactaataaattctttaagcatggcttcaagaccagggggtacactcctattattgttgtaagaattcccataagaattaccataactattacctttAGCagacaggatatggcctatagttgttaccagaattattcctataagcattgttgttgaaattattacttctaatgaagttcacatcaacatgttcttcttgggcaaccaatgaagctaaaggaacattattaggatcaacattagatctaccattcacaagcatagacataatagcatcaatcttatcactcaaggaggaggtttcttcaacagaatttaccttcttaccttgtggggctctttccgtgtgccattccgagtaatttgtcatcatatcatcaagaagctttgttgccgcccccaaagtaatggacataaaggtacctccagcagctgaatccaataggttccgcgaagaaaaattcaatcctgcataaaaggtttggatgatcatccaagtagttagtccatgggtagggcaattcttcaccaaatatttcattctctcccatgcttgagcaacatgtttattatctaattgcttaaaatttattatgctacttctcaaagatataattttagcgggaggataatatctaccaataaaagcatccttacatttagtccatgaatcaatactatttctaggcgagagatagcaaccaatctttagctcttcctcttaaggagaaaggaaacaatttcaattttataatgtcaccatctacatccttatacttttgcatttcacatagttcaacaaaattattaagatgggcagcagcatcatcagaactaacaccagaaaattgccctctcataacaagatttagtaaagcaggtttaatttcaaagaattctgatgtagtagtaggtggagcaataggtgtgcataggaaatcattattatttgtgctagtaaagtcacacaacttagtattctcaacagtacccattttagcagtagtaaataaagcaaactaaataaagtaaatgcaagtaactaatttttttgtgtttttaatatagagaacaagacagtaaataaagtaaaactagcaactaatttttttgtgtttttgatataagagcaaacaaagaagtaaataaagtaaaacaaagcaagacaaaaacaaagtaaagagattggatgtgggagacaccccttgcagcgtgtcttgatctccccggcaacggcgccagaaaaagagcttgatggcgtgtaagacacacgtccgttgggaaccccaagaggaaggtgtgatgcgcacagacggcaagttttccctcgagtaagaaaccaaggttatcgaaccgagtaggagtcaaggaacacgtgaaggttgttggtggcggagtgtagtgcgacgcaacaccggggattccggcgccaacatggaacccgcacaatacaatcaaagtactttgccccaacgtaacggtgaggttgtcaatctcaccggcttgccgtaaacaaaggattaaacgtattgtgtggaagatgatgattgtttgcgaagaacagtaaagaacaattgcagtagattgtatttcagatgtaaagaattggaccggggtccacagttcactagtggtgtctctcataagataaacagatgttgggtgaacaaattacagttgggcaattgacaaataaagaaggcataacaatgcacatacatatatcatgatgagtactatgagatttaatcagagcattacgacaaagtacatagaccgctatccagcatgcatctatgcctaaaaagtccaccttcaggttatcattcgaaccccctccggtattaagttgcaaacaacagacaattgcattacgtatggtgcgtaatgtaatcaacacaaatatccttagacaaagcatccatgttttatccctagtggcaacagcacatccacaaccttagaactttctgtcactgtcccgatttaatggaggcatgaacccactatcgagcataaatactccctcttggagtcacaagtatcaacttggccagagcctctactagcaacggagagcatgcaagaacataaacaacatatatgatagattgataatcaacttgacatagtattcaatattcatcggatcccaacaaacacaacatgtaggattacaaatagatgatcttgatcatgataggcacctcacaagatctaacatgatagcacaatgaggagaagacaaccatctagctactgctatggacccatagtccaggggtgaactactcacacatcgatccggaggcgatcatggcgatgaagagacctccgggagatgattcccctctccggcagggtgccggaggcgatctcctgaatcccccgagatgggattggtggcggcggcgtctctggaaggttttccgtatcgtggctctcggtactgggggtttcgcgacgaaggctttaagtaggcggaagggcgtgtCAGGAGGCGTCATGGGGgctccacacgctagggccgcgcgcgccccctctaggccacgccgccctagtgtggcggcgccccgtggccccacttcgtatctcctccggtcttctggaagcttcgtggaaaaataagcccctgggcgttgatttcgtccaattccgagaatattttcttactacgatttctgaaaccaaaaacagcagaatatagcaactggctcttcggcatctcgtcgataggttagtgccggaaaatgcataataatgacatataatgtgtataaaacatgtgagtatcatcataaaagtagcatggaacataagaaattatagatacgtttgggacgtatcaaacctctttctcacctggcgtctcatccactacctttgcagtagtagtagattttccaaagaggaattcaagagaagacctctccataatgaattatagcagcaggcagtaataaaaacagcacgtacagtaaaagtttcccttaccaattccacttaccaatagcgcttcactccccggcaacggcgccagaaaatagtcttgatgacccacaagtatagggggtgtatcgtagtactttcgataaataagagtgtcgaacccaacgaggagcaggaaggtgttgacaagcagtttcgatgaaggattcactgtaaatgctcacgagacaagtattcgggggttttgatatagcgagatgaataaagtgcaagtaagtaaagtgcgagagaaataattgcagcgagtggcccaatcctttttagcacaaaggacaagccggtttgtttacttataatgaccaaacgttcttgaggacacacggaaatttagtctagtgctttcgcttcatatagctgattaatcttcattgttttgataagtgttgtgtgggtgaacctatgctaatgcaccgcccttcctaggactaatacatacttgtgattataccccttgcaagcatccgcaaccacaagaaagtaattaagataaatctaaccacaaccttaaactctgagatcctgctatccctgcatcgatataccaacgggggttcaggtttctgtcactccggcaaccccgcaattagcaaatgaatacaagatgtattcccctaggcccataaaggtgaagtatcatgtagtcgacgttcacatgacaccactagaagaataacaccacaacttaaatatcataacattgaatattaaccaacataattcactactaacatttagacttcacccatgtcctcaagaactaaacgaactactcacgagacatcatatggaacatgatcagaggtgatatgatgatgaataacaatctgaacataaaccttggttcaatggtttcactcaatagcatcaataacaagtagaaatcaataccgggagagtttcccctatcaaacaatcaagatccaaccctaattgttacagcggtgacgaggtgcagcggtggagatggcggtgatgatgatggtgatgatgatggagatgatgtccagctcgatgacggtgacgatggcgtcgatttccccctccgggagggaatttccccggcagatttcagcctgccggagagctcttttctctctggtgttttccgccccgtagaggcggctgtgactcttcgcgattatcccctggagcttaggttttcgggacgaagaagtacgcgaaggagaggaggccggagggggctgtgggccccctccccacaaggcggcgcggccaggcctgggcccgcgccggcctatggggggcccatggctgccctcctcggctcctccttttttctatcttcgtcttctggaaaaataggattttcagtataattcccgtcagttgttgatcttccaaaatattgcattctgacggtgctttttccagcagaatcctgactccggtgcgcgtttCTCCAATAAtcacgaaacatgcaaaatagatgaaataacataagtatcacctctaaatatgaaaagatatcaatgaataacagtaaattatgatataaaatagtgatgtaaaatggacgtatcagagatCTTAAACCCAGGTCCATTTTAGataataagaaacacctttatatctgATTTACTTGCGCTTTTAATACCATCACTTCATTATTTAAAAAAACTACTTTGTTTACtttattttcttatttaattAATTTTTGTCTTATTTACACATTGTTGTGATCGAGGGCTTAGTCCTTGCATGGACATAGGTCTCACTCGTCTCACCCTTTTCTTGGAACAGCTCCATCCGAtctaacctaaaaccctaggtgACACACGAGCCTACCAAGGTCGAGTAATCAAAACAAATCAACTCCTTTGTTAGCCCGAGCATGATGGTCACACTAGAGGAATCAACCAGTCAGATTGCAGAGAAAAACACTCTTCCGTTAATGGTGATTTCCGGAGTGGTAGGGGAAATCCTATTCTCCCAGGATATGAGGCATGTAGCAGATGGGATGGTGCTCTCACTTAGTCATGTACCGCATTCCCTCCTATGGTATATGGGCTTGATTAGGCTTGGCTGACTGCTAGGTACTCAATGTGTGGGCTTATTGGTTTGGTTTCAAAGCCTTTGTTTTGTTGTAACACCTAGAAAGCCAGCAAAACTTGATACACAAAACAatcaaacaatattttatgtaggACAAATCACAACGTAAATCTAATATTTAAGCATATTTTTCTTACTTGAAAATGTAACTCATATATCTTTTTGGCAACCCGTCTTGTAAATAGAAAAGTATCTAAGTTGTAATCTCACttgtaaatgaaaaaaaaaaactcagttgcaacctGACTTACAACTGAAGCAACCTGACTTGCAACTAGAAAACACCTTAGTTTCTACCCTACTTGTAActggtaaaaacaaattaattgcaaCACTAGTTGCAActaaaaaatatattattttaaactCCATTTAAAATTGGAAAACAAACCTCAATTGAAACCTGATTTGCAGCCGAAAAGATAGGCACATGACAAATTCCTGTAGCTACAAAATTATCTAAGAAAAAAGGTGTTAGAAAAATGTCAGAAGAAAAGGCATACCTAACCCCACGAAGTCTCATATGTGCTTCTTCGCGCTAACCACACCAACACAAGGTCCACAAAGAGAGTTGCGTCCAGAAAATAAAACGACAATATAGGATATGAGTTGATCGCGTGAAACAAGTAACAAGCAAGAATGATTCATGGCCTCCTCGATCTAACAGATGGTGAATCGGGTGGGCGCTAAACTATTTCTCCGCTAGCTGGGAATTAGTGATTCCTACAATTTATTTACTTGAATTGTGTTATCTAGATCTTAGAGCGCCTAATCATTTCACCCAAAATCTCAAGTTAATTAATGGGGAAAATGAGGTATATACATATGTTTATACCTCAATGGTACATTCTCTAAGATCTCCTTCCAACAGTTGCGCTCTCCGACCGAATCTTGGCATCTGTCTCCTCCCAACAGTGACTCGGCCTCTTTCCTCGGGCCAAAGGAGGAGACGGTCAGGTTTGGATATAGGGGGCGAAGCTTACATGATCGCTAGTGAAGTACAACCCGAATCAAGagatagagtttaaattaaacCATTTACATACAGTGGAAAGCCACCATACAGGCAGCAagtaaaaatattattttctccaaatttaaatatatctcTACTACTACCATAGATTTGATCCAAATTTGGCACTAAACCAAATTCAGGATGGGGAAATTAGCAGTATGTTATATTCATTTTGTTCGTTTTTTACATTAACAAGTTGTCTAGACTAAAGAAATGCATAAGATATATCTGATTGGGAGTGCGTCTATACAGATTTTGCTAATTCTCATCCACGCGAGAATTGAGTTAGAGCTTGCTCAACTCCAAAACTATCAGATTTGCAACGTTATTCGTGTGACCTGTAAGTAACACATGACAAGTGAGATGTGGATCCCCTCCATTGTGTGAGGGCCCATGATGGCCGCCCCGGGCCCCTACCCTGGGCCAGGCGTACAGTGGCTGGTAAAAAAATGCATCACCAAATAGCATTATACATAGTGATGATTTTCCAGAAAAATAAACACATATAGTGATGGGACATCTCCAATGTCAATTCtggttagaaaagaaacaaaaaagttgTTAAACTTTCCGGATCAAGATAAAATACTGGAAAAATCAAAGGTTGGCCAAGATGGATCCACGCGCCAAATTGTGTACTATTTACCAGATTTTAGATGATTTATGGAATTTTCCTTCAAACTTATTTGCAATTATACTTAACTTTAGGAGGCATACAATATTTTTTTCATATTTATAGTTGTGATACCTTAAAGACTCTAAATAAATAGAGAAAAAATAGCATGCTATCCTTCAGGACGACGAAGACCCCGAGGTTTGGGGGCCCATGGAAGGAGCCACGGGAGCAAGAGAGGACCCATGGCGCGGTCCACTAGGACATCCCCAATATGGTGGGTCCCATGACTTGTAGCTCGCCTCATGACCTCCTTTTTACCAGAAGACCCATCtggaaaaataaatcatatgccaTATTTTTCTTCGGGCACCTtttgtcgcggttggccaggccaaccgcgactaaagctcttcccgtccaccagctggccaccgagcgccctgggcccaggcctttggtcgcggttcgcctcccgaaccgcgactaaagactccattagtcgcggttcctatattttcgcgactaatggggctggacggaagcctctttttctaccagtgaaagGTGACGGCGGACCCATAAGTCTTCTGCTACCCGCCAATACCCTTAAGCACAAATAAATTCCTAAACTGGTATGAAATTATTTATTCCCTCAAAATAATTCATGAAGATAACAAACAATTAATCGCTTCCATAGTTTCCGTTTTGTTCCGTAGCAGTAAAACATACTAGTAGTTTCCAATTTTAACCACAAATTAAGGCTCATGATTGGAAGTCTGCGGAAGAGCCATAAACAGAAAGCCAGAATTTACAGATGATGCAATCAACAAAGTGAGGCAAATCTCGAAAGTAGTTGATCCACATGGCTGATGCTAGGATAATGCACTGCCTGCTCGCCGTCTCTCTCCTCTCCTTGGTTGCCCATGCCCACGCGCAGCTCTCGACGACCTTCTACTCCAGATCCTGCCCCAGCCTGGAGACTAccgtgtgggaggtgatgaagcagGCCGTCGTCAAGGAACAGCGGGTCGGCGCGTCGCTTCTGAGGCTCTTCTTCCACGACTGCTTTGTCCAGGTACGTAACATAAGTCGCACACTTCAGGTATCATGATATTCTGGGCGTATCTAATTAACATGGATGTACTGCAGGGCTGCGACGGCTCGATCCTTCTGGACGCCGCCGGAGGCGAGAAGTCCGCTGGCCCGAACgccaactccttgcgcggcttCGACGTCATCGACACCATCAAGGCGCGCGTGGAGGCCAAGTGCCCCGGCGTcgtctcctgcgccgacatcCTCGCCCTTGCCGCGCGCGACGGAACATTTCTGGTACGTCCTTGCCAAAGATCGCCGACACTGCCGGTTTGCTTTGCTACTCTAGTTAATTTGATGTTTCTGCGACCTTATCAGCTCCGTGGACCGACTTGGAAAGTGCCGCTGGGCCGGCGCGACTCGACGACGGCGAGCCAATCCCTCGCCAACGCCAACCTCCCCAGCTCCGGCTCAAGCCTCTCCACGCTCATCTCCACGTTCGCCAGCAAAGGGCTCTCAGCGACCGACATGACGGCGCTGTCCGGCGCGCATACCATCGGCCTGGCCCGGTGCTCCACCTTCCGTGACCACGTCTACAACGACGCCAACATCAACTCCTCATTCGCTGCGCGGCGGCGCAAGACATGTCCGCGATCCGGCGGCGACAGCCACCTGGCCCCCATGGACGTGCACAGCTCGAGGGTGTTTGACAACTCCTACTACCAGAACCTCATGGCACGGCGCGGCCTGCTCCACTCCGACCAGGAGCTCTTCAACGGAGGGTCGCAAGACGCGCTGGTGCGGCAGTACAGCGCCAACCCTGCGCTCTTCCGGAAAGATTTCGTgacggccatgataaaaatggggAACATAAACCCGCTCACCGGCGCCGCCGGACAGATCAGGAAGAACTGCAGAGTCGTCAATAGATAGCTAGGTCGTCGAACAGATAATTAAATACTCGAAACATTCGATAGTGGGGATTCTCTAATGTAATAGATAGCACTACAATATGTAGTGTCGATTCTTTTGAAGAACGTAAGCAGTGATGGTTGATGCCCGTTTATCAAATCCATTGCCCGGACCTACTATAATACTTTGATCGGATTACTTGCTCTAGGTTCGAGGAGTTCTTTTAGTAGGCTTCAACTAAACAAGAAGAGAAGAGTGCTTAATCTTAACCATCATGGATCAAGGATGACTCGCCCTACGAGCATTTCCACCACCTTGTTCTTTTTAGAGACACTCCTCTATTGGGGCTAATGTAAGAAAAACAGCGAGTATCAGGGGTTTTGAACAAACACCAATTTGTTGGTACCCTAGTGACAAATACCACAAATCTACAAAGTTTAGGCGATTGACAAAGATTATGAGATCTGAGCCGTTGTAACATATAGCTCAACTCTATCGAGACTATGGTAGACAATCACACATTCTAGAAATCGAGATATTTGTTAGATAATAATGTACTTCATAGCCATCTGCGAAACATCAAGGATTCTAAATGAATCTGAACAAATCCATATATCATAATTCACCCTATAATTGTATGCCGATTTATAGATACATACAATTTTGTCttctaagttttttttttgaattgagATGGAAGATTTAATTAATGGTCTTTTTAAGCGGCAATGTCTCAAAAGGGAATTAACTAGCACACTTTGTTGTAAATAACATTTGAATTTAGTGCAGGAGCATTTGCTATGATATGTATTATCGCTactcaaaatattattttgagcaccACCAAAAAAACCAAACGTCCTTATCCCTACCTCCCGCACCATCTTCCCAGGAAGCCTCCACGAACGGATCCTCCCCACCTCccgaccgccgccgcgccacgACGAGCTCACGTCGCTACGCCTCGACGAGCTCCCGCCGCCGTGCTCCTGAAGCTACCACCTCCGCGCCCTGACGAGCTCGCGCTGCCGCGCTGCCTGGAACTACCGCCGTCCGCCGACGAACCCCACGTGCTCCT contains the following coding sequences:
- the LOC124658413 gene encoding peroxidase P7-like, whose protein sequence is MADARIMHCLLAVSLLSLVAHAHAQLSTTFYSRSCPSLETTVWEVMKQAVVKEQRVGASLLRLFFHDCFVQGCDGSILLDAAGGEKSAGPNANSLRGFDVIDTIKARVEAKCPGVVSCADILALAARDGTFLLRGPTWKVPLGRRDSTTASQSLANANLPSSGSSLSTLISTFASKGLSATDMTALSGAHTIGLARCSTFRDHVYNDANINSSFAARRRKTCPRSGGDSHLAPMDVHSSRVFDNSYYQNLMARRGLLHSDQELFNGGSQDALVRQYSANPALFRKDFVTAMIKMGNINPLTGAAGQIRKNCRVVNR